The following coding sequences are from one Acomys russatus chromosome 16, mAcoRus1.1, whole genome shotgun sequence window:
- the Tspoap1 gene encoding peripheral-type benzodiazepine receptor-associated protein 1 translates to MEQLTALPRLGDPGVMEPWALPTWQHWTRDQGCDPGDVSPSIAGTPIALQVRGLRSEESPEPEGAHSAGPVGNTALEGTETGLLTLEQQAESPGYRLEDEAVQAYKAKLNVGFFGDRPNLELLRALGELQQRCNILKEENQMLRKSSFPETEEKVRRLKRKKAELAVIAKRLEERAQKLQETNMRVVSAPLPRPGSSLELCRKALARQRARDLSETASALLAKDKQIAALQRECRELQARLTLVGKEGPQWLHVRDFDRLLRESQREVLRLQRQIALRNQREPLRPARPPGPTAPSRVGAPAPGAPGEAILQDDVDSPQVALGEPEKQQRVQQLESELCKKRKKCESLEQEARKRQRRCEELELQLKAAQSENARLAEENSRLSGRATEKEQVEWENAELKGQLLGVTQERDSALRKSQGLQSKLESLEQVLKHMREVAQRRQQLEVEHEQARRSLQERQEEVRRLQQAQAEAKREHEGAVQLLESTLDSMQARVRELEGQCRSQTERFSLLAQELQAFRLHPGPLDLLTSALGCSALGDHPPPPHCCCSTPQPCQGSGPKDLDLPPGSPGRCTPKASEPALATLPGAPRRTAKKAESLSNSSRSESIHNSPKSCPTPEVDTASEVEELEVDSVSLLPAAPEGNSGGARIQVFLARYSYNPFEGPNENPEAELPLTAGEYIYVYGNMDEDGFFEGELMDGRRGLVPSNFVERVSDDDLLTSLPRELADLSHSSGPELSFLSGGGGGCSSGGQSSGGHSQPRPEEEAAGDELSMSPPPEGLGEPLVVPYPRRVMVLKQLAHSVVLAWELPPERVDLRGFHIFVNGELRQALGPGVPPKAVLENMDLQAGPLHISVQALTSRGSSDPLRCCLAVGAGAGVVPSQLRIHRLTATSAEITWVPGNSNLAHAIYLNGEECPPARPSTYWATFCHLRPGTLYQARVEAQIPSQGPWEPGWERPEQRTATLQFTTLPAGLPDAPLDVQVEPGPSPGILTISWLPVTIDAAGTSNGVRVTGYAIYADGQKIMEVASPTAGSVLVEVSQLQLLQACHEVTVRTMSPHGGESTDSIPAPVAPALASACQPARISSVSPRPSPEVRTPLASVSPGLGDASFPLRHPVPAASLSMELSRGSQGEPPVACCQEAAGAAVRSTSEEKRPMEPTPGWDGPGTVAPSWAKKEVECALGEVGPTPSSTQGEPAQRESSAEDCHGEDLGSGLKLRAEKEDMSELGVRMVNSLGDHGRNSDLSDIQEEEEEEEEEEELGSRPCFSQKQVAGNSIREQGAKPQPDPFCETDSDEEILEQILELPLQQLCSKKLFSIPEEEEEEEEEEEEGQEKPGPSSSSQDPSHPELALLGRDCNSSQSRAPGLCPSSPELSGAREHPEDVLGVVGGNNRRRGGGSPEKPPNRKRPQDSREHCSRLLGNGGPQTSARPSPPRERGSLPLIEGPRVGQEAGGRGRPGLSRRCPRGPAPEASLVSCLSPKCLEISIEYDSEDEQEAGSGGVSINSSCYPTDGEAWSATAIGRPRGPLKANSGPNPYLRLPAWEKGEPERRGQSATGRTKEPPSRATETGESRGQDNSGRRGPQRRGARVPKHSTTELAPPRSLQEVPVHRDPPVRVFVALFDYDPVSMSPNPDAGEEELPFREGQILKVFGDKDADGFYRGESGGRTGYIPCNMVTEVAVDSPVGRQQLLQRGFVPPNVLTEVLGNGPSVYSSAHTTGPPPKPRRSKKVELEGPAQPCPGPPKLIPSVILKTSRPMVAAFDYDPRENSPNMDVEAELPFRAGDVITVFGDMDNDGFYYGELNGQRGLVPSNFLEGPGPEAGGLESGPSQAETQRTRRRRVQC, encoded by the exons ATGGAGCAACTGACAGCCCTCCCACGGCTTGGAGACCCTGGAGTCATGGAGCCGTGGGCACTGCCTACCTGGCAGCATTGGACTCGAGACCAGGGGTGCGATCCTGGAGATGTGTCTCCAAGCATTGCCGGTACTCCGATAGCTCTGCAGGTTAGAGGACTGAGGTCTGAAGAGAGTCCGGAGCCTGAGGGAGCACATAGTGCTGGGCCTGTTGGAAATACTGCCCTTGAAGGAACAGAGACTGGGCTGCTAACGCTGGAGCAGCAAGCAGAGAGCCCTGGGTACAGGCTGGAGGATGAGGCTGTGCAGGCTTATAAG GCCAAGTTGAACGTTGGCTTCTTCGGGGACAGGCCCAATCTGGAGCTGCTGAGGGCCCTAGGGGAGCTGCAGCAACGCTGTAACATCCTTAAGGAGGAAAATCAGATGCTG AGAAAAAGCAGCTTCCCAGAGACTGAGGAAAAGGTGCGGAGGCTCAAGAGGAAGAAAGCGGAGCTGGCGGTGATTGCCAAGCGCCTGGAGGAGAGGGCCCAGAAGCTTCAGGAAACAAACATGAGGGTG GTGAGTGCCCCTCTGCCCAGACCCGGATCCAGTTTGGAGTTGTGCCGCAAGGCCCTAGCCCGCCAGCGAGCCCGGGACCTCAGTGAGACAGCCAGTGCGCTGCTGGCCAAGGACAAACAGATTGCTGCCTTGCAGCGGGAGTGCAGGGAGCTGCAGGCCAGACTCACTCTGGTGGGCAAG GAAGGTCCCCAGTGGCTGCATGTGCGGGACTTCGACCGGTTGCTGCGCGAGTCCCAACGGGAGGTGCTGCGGTTGCAGAGGCAGATCGCCCTGCGCAACCAGCGGGAGCCGCTCCGGCCAGCCCGGCCCCCGGGTCCCACTGCCCCCTCCAGAGTAGGGGCGCCGGCCCCCGGCGCCCCGGGAGAG GCCATACTCCAGGATGATGTGGATAGCCCACAGGTGGCCCTAGGGGAACCAGAGAAACAGCAAAGGGTGCAACAGCTG GAGTCTGAGCTCTGCAAGAAGCGAAAGAAATGTGAGAGCCTGGAGCAGGAAGCCAGGAAAAGGCAGAGGCGATGTGAGGAGCTG GAACTACAGCTGAAGGCTGCCCAGAGTGAAAATGCCCGCCTGGCGGAGGAGAACTCTCGCCTCAGTGGGAGAGCCACAGAGAAGGAACAG GTGGAGTGGGAGAACGCAGAGCTGAAGGGACAGCTCCTGGGGGTGACACAGGAGAGAGACTCAGCCCTTCGTAAGAGCCAGGGCCTGCAAAGCAAGCTGGAGAGCCTGGAGCAGGTGCTGAAG CATATGCGGGAGGTGGCCCAGCGGAGGCAGCAGCTGGAGGTGGAGCACGAGCAGGCTAGGCGCAGcctgcaggagaggcaggaggaggtccggaggctgcagcag GCCCAGGCTGAAGCCAAGAGGGAACATGAAGGAGCCGTGCAGCTGCTGGAG TCTACCTTGGATTCCATGCAG GCTCGGGTTCGAGAGCTTGAGGGCCAGTGCCGCAGCCAAACCGAAcgcttcagccttctggcacaggAGCTGCAGGCCTTCCGTCTGCACCCAGGCCCCCTTGATCTGCTTACTTCCGCCCTGGGCTGTAGTGCCCTTGGGgaccatccaccaccaccccactgctgctgctctaCCCCTCAGCCCTGCCAGGGGTCTGGCCCCAAAG ACCTTGACCTCCCGCCGGGCTCCCCAGGACGCTGTACTCCCAAAGCTTCTGAGCCTGCTCTTGCTACCCTACCTGGAGCCCCTCGAAGGACAGCTAAGAAGGCGGAATCTCTTTCTAACTCTTCTCGCTCCGAGTCCATCCACAATAGCCCTAAGTCATGTCCCACACCAGAG GTGGACACAGCCAGTGAGGTAGAAGAGCTGGAGGTAGACAGTGTCTCCTTGCTCCCAGCAGCTCCGGAGGGTAACTCAGGTGGAGCCAGAATCCAGGTCTTCCTAGCACGCTATAG CTACAACCCCTTTGAGGGTCCCAATGAGAACCCAGAGGCTGAGCTTCCACTGACAGCCGGCGAGTATATCTACGTCTATGGTAACATGGATGAGGACGGCTTTTTTGAAG GGGAGCTCATGGACGGCCGAAGGGGTCTGGTCCCCTCCAATTTTGTAGAGCGTGTGTCTGATGACGACCTCCTGACCTCCCTCCCTCGGGAGCTGGCTGATTTGTCGCACAGCTCTGGCCCTGAGCTCAGTTTCctgagtggaggtgggggtggctgCAGCAGTGGGGGCCAGAGCAGCGGGGGACATAGCCAGCCCAGAccagaggaggaggctgcaggagATGAGCTCAGTATGAGCCCCCCACCAGAGGGACTGGGCGAGCCTCTGGTTGTGCCTTATCCCCGCCGTGTCATGGTCCTCAAGCAGCTGGCCCACAGCGTGGTACTGGCTTGGGAATTGCCTCCTGAGAGAGTAGATCTACGTGGCTTCCATATCTTTGTCAACGGGGAACTTCGTCAGGCCTTGGGGCCCGGGGTGCCCCCCAAGGCTGTGCTTGAAAATATGGACCTGCAGGCCGGGCCCCTCCatatctctgtccaggccctgacCAGCAGGGGCAGCTCAGATCCTCTGCGCTGTTGCCTGGCTGTGGGTGCCGGGGCTGGGGTGGTACCCAGCCAGCTACGGATCCATCGGTTGACAGCCACGTCTGCTGAGATCACCTGGGTGCCAGGGAATAGCAACTTGGCTCATGCCATCTACCTCAATGGAGAAGAGTGTCCTCCTGCTCGCCCCAGCACCTACTGGGCAACCTTTTGTCACCTGCGGCCTGGCACACTATATCAGGCCCGAGTGGAGGCTCAGATCCCATCTCAGGGGCCTTGGGAACCAGGCTGGGAGAGGCCAGAGCAGCGAACTGCCACCTTGCAGTTCACCACACTTCCGGCAG GCCTGCCTGACGCCCCACTGGATGTACAGGTTGAACCAGGGCCCTCTCCTGGAATCCTGACGATCAGTTGGCTCCCCGTTACCATTGATGCTGCTGGTACCTCCAATGGTGTCCGGGTGACAGGCTATGCCATCTATGCTGACGGGCAGAAG ATTATGGAAGTGGCTTCTCCCACAGCAGGCAGTGTGCTGGTGGAGGTGtcccagctgcagctgctgcaggcctGCCATGAGGTGACTGTGCGCACTATGTCACCCCACGGAGGCGAGTCCACTGACTCCATCCCGGCTCCTGTTGCCCCAGCCCTGGCAtctgcctgccagccagccaggatATCCTCTGTCTCACCCCGACCAAGCCCAGAGGTCAGAACACCCCTTGCTTCAGTCTCCCCAGGGCTTGGGGATGCCAGCTTTCCCCTCCGGCACCCTGTCCCCGCTGCAAGCCTTTCCATGGAGCTGTCCAGAGGATCCCAGGGAGAACCTCCAGTCGCTTGCTGTCAG GAGGCAGCTGGGGCAGCCGTGCGGAGCACCTCAGAAGAGAAGAGGCCTATGGAGCCAACCCCAGGCTGGGATGGCCCTGGCACTGTGGCTCCCTCCTGGGCTAAGAAGGAAGTGGAGTGTGCTTTAGGAGAGGTTGGCCCCACACCTTCCTCTACCCAAGGAGAGCCGGCCCAGAGGGAGTCAAGTGCTGAGGACTGCCACGGAGAAGACCTGGGCTCGGGGCTGAAACTCAGAGCGGAG AAAGAAGATATGTCAGAGCTTGGAGTTCGCATGGTGAATTCCCTGGGAGATCATGGCCGCAACTCAGACTTATCAGAcatccaggaggaagaggaagaggaagaggaggaagaggaactggGTTCCAGGCCTTGTTTCTCCCAGAAGCAGGTTGCTGGCAACAGCatcagggagcagggagccaaG ccccagccTGACCCCTTTTGTGAGACTGACAGCGACGAGGAGATCTTGGAGCAGATCCtggagctgcctctccagcagctCTGCAGCAAGAAGCTGTTCAGCATCCccgaggaggaagaagaagaagaggaagaggaggaggaagggcaggagaaaCCAGGGCCCAGCAGCTCTTCCCAAGACCCTAGCCACCCTGAACTTGCATTGCTAGGGCGAGACTGTAATAGCAGTCAGTCCAGGGCACCTGGCCTGTGTCCCTCGTCTCCTGAGCTCTCCGGGGCCAGGGAACACCCGGAGGATGTGCTGGGGGTGGTTGGTGGAAACAACCGGCGGAGAGGAGGTGGCTCCCCTGAAAAGCCCCCAAACCGCAAGCGACCTCAGGATTCCCGAGAACATTGCAGCCGGCTTCTTGGCAATGGCGGGCCCCAGACCTCTGCACGGCCAAGCCCTCCACGGGAGAGGGGTAGCCTCCCTCTGATTGAGGGCCCCAGGGTTGGACAGGAGGCTGGTGGGAGAGGGCGGCCAGGTCTTTCCCGGAGGTGTCCCCGTGGCCCAGCTCCAGAAGCCAGCTTGGTCAGCTGCCTCTCTCCAAAGTGTTTGGAGATCAGCATTGAATATGATTCTGAGGATGAGCAGGAGGCGGGCAGTGGGGGTGTTAGCATCAACAGCTCCTGCTACCCCACAGATGGGGAAGCCTGGAGCGCAACAGCTATAGGAAGGCCCAGGGGTCCTCTGAAGGCCAATTCAGGCCCCAACCCCTACCTGCGCCTCCCAGCCTGGGAGAAAGGGGAACCCGAGCGAAGAGGCCAAAGTGCAACTGGCAGAACCAAGGAGCCACCCTCCCGG GCAACAGAAACTGGGGAGTCCAGAGGGCAGGACAACTCTGGGCGGAGAGGACCCCAGAGGAGAGGGGCCCGGGTGCCTAAGCACAGTACCACTGAGCTGG CCCCTCCAAGGAGCCTCCAAGAAGTACCGGTTCATCGGGACCCACCCGTGAGGGTTTTTGTGGCTCTGTTTGACTATGACCCTGTATCAATGTCACCCAACCCTGACGCTGGAGAAGAGGAACTTCCCTTCAGAGAAGGCCAGATCCTCAAG gtttttggagacaaagatGCTGATGGTTTCTACCGAGGTGAAAGTGGGGGCCGCACAGGCTACATCCCCTGCAACATGGTGACTGAGGTGGCTGTGGACAGTCCAGTAGGGAGACAACAGCTGCTCCAGAGGGGTTTCGTGCCCCCAAATGTTCTCACTGAGGTCTTGG GGAATGGTCCCTCTGTATACTCCTCAGCACACACGACTGGCCCTCCCCCCAAGCCTCGCCGGTCCAAGAAAG TGGAGCTGGAAGGCCCTGCACAGCCCTGTCCAG GTCCTCCCAAGCTGATCCCTTCTGTCATCCTGAAAACCTCCCGACCTATGGTGGCAGCATTTGACTATGATCCCCGGGAGAACTCCCCCAATATGGACGTGGAG GCGGAGCTGCCCTTCAGGGCAGGGGATGTCATTACTGTGTTTGGGGATATGGACAATGATGGTTTCTACTAT GGAGAACTGAATGGACAAAGGGGCCTGGTTCCATCCAACTTCCTGGAGGGCCCTGGACCTGAAGCAGGTGGCCTAGAGTCTGGACCGTCACAAGCTGAGACTCAG AGAACGAGGAGGAGAAGAGTCCAGTGCTAG